Within the Granulicella sibirica genome, the region CAGAACACGGTCAGTCGCGTCGATCTGCGTTGGCTCCAGGCGAAAACCCTGCGCTCGACAAACTCCATATCGCCCGCGCTGTCGCGGGTAGCCACCGGGTTCGCGCTTGGCGGAGTGTCAACTCCGGAGCCCGCCACCAATCTTCAGCCGGAACTAGGTCAGGTCCTCGGCATGCTGCTCATCTGGCAGGAATCTCTCCATGCGGCTCACTAGGACAGCCGTCTGGGCCATCTGGCTGACCGTGACGGTCACGGCGACAGCGTTCGCGGGCGGTCCGCGCTGGTCTTCGGGCAGGCCGTACTTCGCCAACTCCGACGGCAAGCCCGTCGTCTGGTTCACCACCAGCCCCCTCTACTTCACCGATCCCGGCGACCTCAGCGCCTCGGTCAACCACGCCGCCGCGGATGCCCTGGTCGCCGACGCCGCCGGCGTATGGAACGTCAGCGTATCGAGCATCGTCCTCGCGCAGGGTGGCACGCTGGCCGAGCATGTCAGCAGCGCGAACGTCTCTTTCGGCTCGAGCGGCCTCGTCTTTCCCGCCGACGTGCAACCCTCGAACAGCGCAGCCATCCAGATCGCCGTGATCTACGACAGCGACGGCTCCGTGACCGACCTTCTCCTCGGCAGCGGTGCCAGCGACCCCGGCAACTGCCGTCAGGCCGCCGTCACCGAGAGCGTCGACAGCATCGCCCCGTCGAACCTCATCCAGCATGCCCTTCTCGTTCTGAACGGCCGATGCACCGGTCCCGACCCCGAATTGCAGCTCGAGATGAAGTACAGGCTTGTCCGCGCCTTTGGCCGCGTGCTTGGACTGGCCTGGTCGCAGACCAACGACAACGTCTTCACCGGATCGCCGCAGGCCTCGAACGCGGAAGAGCTCAACTGGCCCCTGATGCACCCCATCGACCTCCTCTGCGGACCCTACGCCTATCAATGCCTGCCGCAGCCGTTTACCCTGCGTCCGGACGACCTCGCCTCCATCGCCACCGTCTACCCGAGTGGCACCACCGGAAACGGCAAGATCCCCGCCTATTCCGTCGCCGGGTTCGTGACCGGCTCGATCAACTTCGCCAACGGACAAGGTATGCAGGGCGTGAACGTACTCGTGCGACGCTTCCACCCGCCAACGAATACCACGGACGCCTACGACCTCGAGAGTTCCGTCTCCGGCTATCGCTTCCAGAGGATTGGAGGAAACCCGGTCACGCCCAAGGGAACGTCCCTCGCGGAGAGCTTCGGCTGGCCTTACCAGATGGAAGGAACCTTCGACCTCGCCTGGATCCCGATTCCCACGGGCGAGGTGTGGAACAACATGATTGTGACGACCGAGCCGGTGAATCCCCTCTATACGGGCCAGTATGCCGTCGGCCCCTACACCGAATCGCAGGTAACGCCCTCCGGAGAGCCGCTGACGGTAACCTACGGCGTCGTCGGCAGGGCGTCGTATGCGTCGAAGACGCTCGTCGCCACTAGCGGAGCGGGAGCATGCACCCCGGGCTCCGACGGCGCCGAGACAGCCCCAACCGATGTCGTCCCGAACGGAGAATGGGCCGGAACGCTCTGCGGCTACGGCCACACCGCCTGGTCCGGATTCGCAGTGCAGGCCGGGCGAACGCTGACCGTCGAGGTGATGGCGCTCGATGACCAGGGCATCCCCACCGCCGGAAAGGTGCAGCCCGTCATCGGCCTCTGGGCCAGCGCGGACGCGCCCGGAACCCCGCCGTCGGTCGGTTCCGTAGCCGCCTCCATGAACACCGCGACTCCCGGCCTGACCGCCCTGACCGTGGCAAATCCAGCAACCCGCCTCCTCCGCCTGGGCCTCGGCGATATGCGCGGAGACGGCCGTCCCGACTACGCCTACACCGCGCGTGTCCTCTACGCGGACTCGATCACGCCGACCCAGGTCCCTCTCAACGGAGGCCAGGTCACTATCTCTGGCATAGGCTTCCGCTCCGGGAACGCCGTGACGATCAACGGCGCAGCTGCCCAGGTTCTGAGCTGGTCTCCGACCTCGATCGTAGCCATCGCCCCAGCCATGACCAGCGCACAAACCGCCGACGTCGCCGTCACGGACCTGTCGACCGGCGGCGAGACCACCATGACCGCCGCCCTCACCTACGGCTCGACCGCCCTGCCGGACGTCCTCACGGTAGTCTCTTCTCCAGCCAGCGGAGCCTATATAGGCGTTCCCGCAGCCGCGGCCTTCGCCGTGCGCGTCCTCCTCGCCGACAGTAGCACCCCGGCATCCGGCGTCGGCGTCACCGTCTCCGCAACCAACGCCACCCTCGGAGCCTGCGGAGCCATTCCCACCTGCGTGCTGACCACGGACAACACTGGCAGCATCCTCACCAGCGTTACCCCCACTACGATCGGAACCATAAACCTCCTCGCCTCGGTCGACACAGCCTCCGTAACCGCATCCTTCGTCTCCGCAACCATCATTCCGGACACCCTCCAACTCCTCTCCCTGCCATCGTCCCCAATCTATGCAGGAATTCCCGCCTCAGCCCCTTTCGCCGTCCGCGTCACTCTTCCCGACGGCGTTACCCCCGCCATCGGCCTCACCACAGCCGTCTCAGCCATGGGAGCCACCCTCGGCGCATGCGCGGGCTTGTCATCCTGCAGACTGATCACCAGCCCTGCCGGCATGATCTCCACCACCGTCATCCCCTCGGCTGCGGGCACTATCTCGCTCCAGGCCACAGCCGGGGGTGGAACTCTTTCCGCCTCCTTCGGTGCCCTCGCCCTGCCTCCGGACATCCTCCGCGTCACGTCCGTTCCCGCAAACGGCGCCTATGTCGGAACCCCCGCCGCATCGCCGTTCGGGGTTAAGGTTCTTCTCGGCGACGCCCTTACCCCCGCCTCCGGCGTCACCGTGAAGATATCGGCGACTCAGGCGACCCTCGGTGCCTGTGGCCTATCCACCTGCACCCTCACCGCCGACTCCACCGGCTCCGTGTCGACAACCGTCGCTCCAACCACTCCCGGGACAATCAGTCTCTCGGCAACCGCCGGCGGCAGCACCCTCCCGGCCTCCTTCACCGCGCAGGCCGTCCCCCCGGAGACGGTCCACCTCGTCTCGATCCCAGGCAACGGAACCACCGTCGGCACCCCGGCAGCCATCCCCTTCGCCTTCCAGGTTCTTCTCGGCGATGGGATCACACCCGCCCCCGGCGTCCCCGCAACCGTGACAGCTACCGGCGGTCAACTGGGAGCATGTGGAGCGGCCACTTGCTCCATCACCACGGACGCCCAGGGCATGATCTCGACCACCGTGACTCCCACCATTCTCGGAACGATCTCCCTGAAAGCCTCCGCGGGAGGCGGGTCGATCGCCGTCGCGTTCACCTCCTCGGCGAACTGGATACGCATCCTCTCCCAGCCCGCCACTCTCGTCTACGTTGGCGTCCCCGCGGCCATTCCGTTCCGGGCTCAGGTGCTGCGCGCCGACGGTGTGACGCCCATAGCCGGGGCTGCGGTCAGCATCTCGGCGACCCTGGCCGGTCTCTCCACATGCGCCGGGGCCTCTTCCTGCGTCCTCACCGCCGACGCCTCCGGCACCATCTCGGCGATCGTCACTCCGCACTCTCCCGGCATCGTCACCTTCCAGCTCGCATCGGGCAGTGCCTCCGCCTCGGCCTCCTTCCAGGCCCTTGCCATGCCGCCCGATTACCTCAAAATCCTCTCCGCCCCCACCGGAGCAGCCTATGTCGGCCTCCTCTCTCCAACGCCCTTCACGGTGCAGGTCTACCTCGGCGACCGCATCACCCTGGCCACCGGAATCTCCGTCAAGCTCCAGTCCCCCGCCGCGAGCCTCACCAACTGCGGC harbors:
- a CDS encoding IPT/TIG domain-containing protein codes for the protein MRLTRTAVWAIWLTVTVTATAFAGGPRWSSGRPYFANSDGKPVVWFTTSPLYFTDPGDLSASVNHAAADALVADAAGVWNVSVSSIVLAQGGTLAEHVSSANVSFGSSGLVFPADVQPSNSAAIQIAVIYDSDGSVTDLLLGSGASDPGNCRQAAVTESVDSIAPSNLIQHALLVLNGRCTGPDPELQLEMKYRLVRAFGRVLGLAWSQTNDNVFTGSPQASNAEELNWPLMHPIDLLCGPYAYQCLPQPFTLRPDDLASIATVYPSGTTGNGKIPAYSVAGFVTGSINFANGQGMQGVNVLVRRFHPPTNTTDAYDLESSVSGYRFQRIGGNPVTPKGTSLAESFGWPYQMEGTFDLAWIPIPTGEVWNNMIVTTEPVNPLYTGQYAVGPYTESQVTPSGEPLTVTYGVVGRASYASKTLVATSGAGACTPGSDGAETAPTDVVPNGEWAGTLCGYGHTAWSGFAVQAGRTLTVEVMALDDQGIPTAGKVQPVIGLWASADAPGTPPSVGSVAASMNTATPGLTALTVANPATRLLRLGLGDMRGDGRPDYAYTARVLYADSITPTQVPLNGGQVTISGIGFRSGNAVTINGAAAQVLSWSPTSIVAIAPAMTSAQTADVAVTDLSTGGETTMTAALTYGSTALPDVLTVVSSPASGAYIGVPAAAAFAVRVLLADSSTPASGVGVTVSATNATLGACGAIPTCVLTTDNTGSILTSVTPTTIGTINLLASVDTASVTASFVSATIIPDTLQLLSLPSSPIYAGIPASAPFAVRVTLPDGVTPAIGLTTAVSAMGATLGACAGLSSCRLITSPAGMISTTVIPSAAGTISLQATAGGGTLSASFGALALPPDILRVTSVPANGAYVGTPAASPFGVKVLLGDALTPASGVTVKISATQATLGACGLSTCTLTADSTGSVSTTVAPTTPGTISLSATAGGSTLPASFTAQAVPPETVHLVSIPGNGTTVGTPAAIPFAFQVLLGDGITPAPGVPATVTATGGQLGACGAATCSITTDAQGMISTTVTPTILGTISLKASAGGGSIAVAFTSSANWIRILSQPATLVYVGVPAAIPFRAQVLRADGVTPIAGAAVSISATLAGLSTCAGASSCVLTADASGTISAIVTPHSPGIVTFQLASGSASASASFQALAMPPDYLKILSAPTGAAYVGLLSPTPFTVQVYLGDRITLATGISVKLQSPAASLTNCGTACYFTTDANGTISTTVTPLFAGPIVLTAIAGGVTVTSTVTGVTLPNDILTVTSLPPDGSSIGQAASTPFSVKILYGDGATIAAGVPMTVTATNATLTACGRASCVLHADPTGIATTQVIPIAAGPAVLTATAGGTTITSTFFAASPPDVPAVLSLR